A window from Cinclus cinclus chromosome 4, bCinCin1.1, whole genome shotgun sequence encodes these proteins:
- the TXN2 gene encoding thioredoxin, mitochondrial translates to MHLPQQPLSPQMAQRLVLQRLLSLPARGPLASHGRAFGTSAGRRSTFNVQDGSDFQDRVVNSPKPVVVDFHAQWCGPCKILGPRLEKLVAKLEGKVLMAKVDIDDHTDLAIEYEVSAVPTVLAMKNGDVVDKFVGIKDEDQLEAFLKKLIGA, encoded by the exons ATGCACTTACCCCAGCAACCACTCTCCCCACAGATGGCACAGAGGCTGGTGCTGCAGCGGCTGCTGTCCCTCCCCGCGCGGGGACCCCTGGCATCCCACGGCAGAGCCTTTGGCACCTCAGCTGGACGCAGAAGCACTTTCAACGTGCAGGATGGCAGCGACTTCCAGGACCGGGTGGTGAACAGCCCCAAACCCGTTGTGGTGGACTTCCATGCACA GTGGTGTGGTCCCTGCAAGATCCTAGGCCCCAGGTTAGAGAAGCTGGTGGCCAAACTGGAGGGAAAGGTGCTGATGGCCAAAGTGGACATTGACGATCACACAGACCTTGCTATTGAGTACGAG GTGTCAGCAGTGCCAACCGTGCTGGCTATGAAGAACGGTGACGTTGTGGATAAATTTGTGGGCATAAAGGATGAGGATCAGCTGGAGGCATTCCTCAAGAAACTCATTGGAGCCTGA